One window of Entelurus aequoreus isolate RoL-2023_Sb linkage group LG06, RoL_Eaeq_v1.1, whole genome shotgun sequence genomic DNA carries:
- the rab5c gene encoding ras-related protein Rab-5C, translating to MAGRGGPARTNGAAASNKICQFKLVLLGESAVGKSSLVLRFVKGQFHEYQESTIGAAFLTQTVCLDDTTVKFEIWDTAGQERYHSLAPMYYRGAQAAIVVYDITNTDTFTRAKNWVKELQRQASPNIVIALAGNKADLANKRAVDFQEAQVYADDNSLLFMETSAKTAMNVNEIFMAIAKKLPKNEPQGGAGAGRGARSGVDLQAAAPQGRSSQCCGGGN from the exons ATGGCCGGACGAGGCGGACCCGCGCGGACCAACGGCGCCGCGGCAAGCAACAAGATCTGCCAGTTCAAGCTGGTGCTGCTAGGGGAGTCGGCAGTGGGCAAGTCCAGCTTGGTCCTGCGCTTCGTCAAAGGCCAGTTCCACGAGTACCAGGAGAGCACCATCGGAG CGGCCTTCCTCACACAGACGGTATGTCTGGATGATACAACAGTCAAGTTTGAGATCTGGGACACAGCAGGCCAGGAGCGGTATCACAGCTTGGCGCCCATGTACTACAGAGGAGCGCAGGCAGCCATCGTGGTCTATGACATCACCAACACA GACACTTTCACACGTGCAAAGAATTGGGTGAAGGAGCTCCAGCGACAAGCCAGTCCAAACATTGTCATTGCTCTGGCTGGGAACAAAGCAGACCTGGCCAACAAGAGAGCTGTTGATTTCCAG GAGGCACAAGTGTATGCTGATGACAACAGTTTGCTCTTCATGGAGACGTCAGCCAAGACTGCTATGAATGTTAATGAGATTTTTATGGCAATAG CCAAGAAGCTTCCTAAAAACGAGCCACAGGGAGGAGCGGGAGCCGGCAGGGGAGCCCGGAGCGGCGTGGACCTGCAGGCGGCGGCGCCGCAGGGCCGTAGCAGCCAGTGCTGCGGGGGCGGCAACTAA